A genomic window from Pseudoalteromonas piratica includes:
- the bcp gene encoding thioredoxin-dependent thiol peroxidase, translated as MNTLKAGDKAPLFKLADQNGDIVELAELLKENKVLVYFYPKASTPGCTVQAENLRDHKEELAALNTVAVGISPDPVKRLKNFETKKELNFPLLSDEDHAIADAFGVWGLKKFMGKEYDGIHRLSFLVGQDGTIEHFFNKFKTKDHHQVVIDYLKENA; from the coding sequence ATGAACACGCTAAAAGCTGGCGATAAAGCCCCCCTTTTTAAATTAGCAGATCAGAACGGTGACATCGTAGAGCTTGCTGAATTACTTAAAGAAAATAAAGTACTTGTTTATTTTTACCCAAAAGCATCAACACCTGGCTGTACCGTTCAAGCTGAAAATCTTCGCGATCATAAAGAAGAACTTGCGGCACTTAATACTGTTGCTGTTGGTATTAGCCCCGATCCAGTGAAACGCCTTAAAAACTTTGAAACAAAGAAAGAGCTTAACTTCCCACTACTATCTGACGAAGACCATGCAATTGCCGATGCATTTGGTGTTTGGGGTCTGAAAAAGTTTATGGGTAAAGAATATGACGGCATTCACCGTTTATCTTTCCTTGTTGGCCAAGACGGTACAATTGAACATTTCTTTAATAAGTTTAAGACCAAAGATCACCATCAAGTAGTTATTGATTACTTAAAAGAAAATGCTTAA
- the rluB gene encoding 23S rRNA pseudouridine(2605) synthase RluB: MSEKLQKVLARAGKGSRRECEKFIEAGRVSIDGKVARLGDRVEPTQRIRLDGHVVKIEASNERVCRVLMYHKPEGELCTRKDPEGRRTVFDRLPPLENDRWIAIGRLDINTSGLLLFTNDGELANRLMHPSYEVEREYAVRVFGEVTQQTLNNVTNGVELDDGFAKFLSAVPQGGSGLNNWFNVTLTEGRNREVRRLWQSQAVEVSRLIRVRYGDLLLNKRLPQGGWEELNLKDVNYLRQTVGLRRETETKLSVMPEKRKDRRAKINKIRKAVKKHNQRVAPGNKRRAPKK, from the coding sequence ATGAGCGAAAAGTTACAAAAAGTATTAGCACGTGCGGGTAAAGGTTCACGTCGTGAATGTGAAAAATTCATTGAAGCAGGCCGTGTTAGTATCGATGGCAAAGTTGCCCGACTAGGTGATCGTGTCGAGCCAACACAACGCATTCGCCTTGATGGGCACGTTGTTAAAATTGAAGCGTCAAACGAACGTGTTTGCCGTGTATTAATGTACCATAAGCCAGAAGGCGAGCTGTGTACACGTAAAGATCCCGAAGGTCGTCGCACCGTATTTGACCGTTTACCACCGCTTGAAAATGACCGCTGGATTGCCATTGGTCGTTTAGATATCAATACCTCAGGCCTACTGCTATTTACCAATGATGGTGAACTGGCCAACCGTTTAATGCACCCAAGTTATGAAGTGGAACGTGAATACGCAGTGCGCGTGTTTGGTGAAGTGACTCAGCAAACACTTAATAACGTGACCAATGGTGTTGAACTAGACGATGGCTTTGCCAAATTCTTATCGGCAGTACCGCAAGGCGGAAGCGGCTTAAACAACTGGTTTAACGTGACCTTAACCGAAGGTCGTAACCGAGAAGTACGCCGTTTATGGCAATCACAGGCAGTAGAAGTGTCACGCCTAATTCGTGTTCGCTATGGTGACTTACTACTGAATAAACGTTTACCACAAGGTGGTTGGGAAGAACTTAACCTAAAAGATGTAAACTATTTACGTCAAACGGTTGGTCTTCGCCGCGAAACCGAAACAAAACTATCGGTAATGCCTGAGAAGCGTAAAGATCGCCGCGCTAAGATCAATAAAATCCGTAAAGCGGTGAAAAAGCATAATCAACGTGTGGCGCCAGGTAATAAACGCCGTGCACCAAAAAAGTAA
- a CDS encoding glycine cleavage system protein R produces MTLNPGNQLVVTAIGEDRPGIVSELTKLVSETNCNIIDSRIAILGNEFTFIMLLEGDMAAISRVEYNIPTKSVELGLLTMMKRTSQHQEKQYKAGYKLTYHGPDTPGTLSKVTQLMADYQVNIAALKSDSLEQDGEMVMRSEIDINFSREVDEAEFKHQLEIIFSKSNVEHILKRIR; encoded by the coding sequence ATGACGTTAAACCCAGGAAATCAACTTGTTGTCACAGCCATTGGCGAAGATCGCCCCGGCATCGTTAGTGAGCTAACAAAACTTGTTAGTGAGACTAATTGCAATATTATCGATAGCCGTATTGCAATTCTTGGCAATGAATTCACCTTTATCATGTTGCTTGAAGGCGACATGGCCGCCATTAGTCGTGTTGAATACAACATTCCAACGAAAAGTGTTGAGCTCGGTCTTTTAACCATGATGAAGCGAACAAGCCAACATCAAGAAAAACAGTATAAAGCCGGCTACAAACTCACCTACCATGGCCCTGATACGCCAGGCACATTAAGCAAAGTAACACAGTTAATGGCAGATTATCAGGTTAACATCGCTGCACTAAAGTCCGACAGCTTGGAACAAGATGGTGAAATGGTAATGCGCTCGGAAATCGACATAAACTTTTCGCGCGAAGTGGATGAAGCTGAATTTAAACATCAACTTGAGATCATTTTCTCAAAGTCTAACGTAGAACACATTTTAAAACGTATTCGATAG